The nucleotide sequence ACTCGGTGACGGACCACGTGACAGGCACTGACGAGAATGTTTCGTTTTCCATTTATGTCTATTATTTACGACGCACTGATTAACACAAAATTCCCTAGGAGATACTGATTTCAATTCGCTAGGTACATGAGTGCGGTTAAAACACTCCCCCTGCTTAACAGGACGAGATAAGTATGTAAACCAAGGCGTATCATCGGAACGCGGCAAATTTGAAACAATTTGTTTATCAACACGTTTATGGGAcgagtttacattacatttacggGCAAAATGATTATTTACGGGGGGTgtacttacattattacatGATACCAAACTTGGCTGAGCAGTGTGTAGCGATGAATTAACATAATTTGGGCGCTCAGTATGAACACTACTGGATAAACACAAGTCAGGTATAGCCCCAGTAAAACCCATAGGTAAACTTGCCAAATTACTCACCTGGGCGGACGACTTACCAACAGCTGATGTCTCAGCGGTCGTTGTACTTCGCGATCGCGTTCGcggtatttgaataaaatcgacCGCGCTAAAATTTGAACTACATTTGGAACAATTAGAACGTATGACTCCGCTCGCGCCGCAAccgtaacatttaatattatttactttactaaCTACGTTATCGTTACTGTCATTCGCGGTTTGTTTTAAGAACAATTTACGACACTGATCACGCGTATGACCGtaacttttacaataaacacagtATCGACGTTTCTCGGGTTTTTCGGCGGTCGGAGTGGCGTCGGCGTTATCGCCTGACGAACGTTGGCGCGGGGAAACTTCTACAGCGGCCGTAGGTACACGCTGCGTTGCAGGACGCGGCGGCTCGAGTCGAgcgcgggcggcggcggcggcacccTTTGAGGTCTCGGCGACGGCATTTGAAGTATGCGCTTCTTTCGTAGAATCCTCAATACTTCGTGCTTTTTGCAGGAGAACATTGAAACTGGTGATTTCCTCTCTACGAAGGCGTTTACGAATTTTATGATGCAGTAATCCGTATATCATATCGAGCTCCACTTTTTCACATAGGTCGCCTCGAGGTAGCTTCGCGAGGAGTGCTCGAGCCCTGGCGACAAACAGGTCGGTTTTCTCCATAGGCTGCTGGCCGTCTGCGAATAGGTCGACATAAATTCTGTGGGGTGGGCGGCGATCACCAAAAGCACTTCGTAGATTTGAGATGACGTCTTCCCATGTAGAAACTTGATGCTTGATACCCTGCCACCAGGTAGCGGCGGTGTGCGTCAGCAACATGGAAATACCTTTTACGGCTACGTCATCGGGAACATTGGCGGCGTCTCTGTACGATTCTATTGCGTCGATAAAACCTTCTACTGACTCGTCTGCGCGTCCGCTGAATACAGATTTGCAGCGGCTGAAGTTGTTGGCGGGCCGATGGTCGAATGTAGGAGTCGCCGACTGCCTGACGCTATCTAACAGCTCCCGGAACGCGTCTAGCTGCGTTCGTTGAAGGGTGTCGATCAGCATGGTGATGTCTTCCGGGCGGAAGCAAACACTGGCGGGCGGCGCGTCACTCGACGGCGCGTGGGGCGGCGACGCGGCTCTCGCGTCGCGCTCCTCGGAATTCGGCATCTTCTTTGGCGGCATTATTTGAGGACGGTTTAGTCGGTAAAGTCAGGAAAACACAAATCGTTCATGCAGGCACAataatttcttataaatatCACTTCACAGCTAAACGTTCGGGCGCCatttttaacactacaagtccgactggcgggcttttgtgagttttcgtgagttcgttgttccgggctgttggcgaagatgataaagaaataatgtttacactgatttggtatgaggttttaatataaaaagcgacacaataactaacataaaatacaaaatgagttgagaatcgtacagttgaactaagactcgcaatattttactggtcgtcgtcgcgcgcgctgagggcgtgtGTTTTCGCGCTCAAAGAGCTGTCTCAGCGGGGggtaaggcggcggcgggggcggtatcgcacgttcggaaattacgttccgttataaacagtatttatggccagactaagtatttcaGCCAGATCTATTAGTAAATAAGtaagaatttatattttcttcaatATCAGTGATGTTACGTGAGCCTTTAAGTTGAAAGTAAAaacttataaagttttttttaattatctccattattgtttttttggaTTTATTCTCTTTTTCCAATTTCTGGTTCGATTAATGAGGAACATTATTTTAGATCCGTGCAATGCAAACGAAACGCTCGTATCCTGCAAAGCTGGCTGTCCCACCGACTACTGTCCAACTAGCGACAGTCGCGCCGTAGTTGCTTGCTCGCTCGCTTACCCATGCAATCCTGGCTGCGtttgtaaacaaaattataagctCCTCAGTGAGAATGACAAGAGATGTGTACTGACCACAGACTGTCGTAAGTACAACATGTAATACAATCAACGCTGTTTTAGTGGTTTTTTGATGCTATTGAGGGATAAGCTCATGGTCCACTCTTGAATGCCGCTTCTCCTAGAACAAAACATTTATACAGTACGACCTATACCCACTACAGAAATACTCCAATGTTTTCTTTTGTGAATTAATTAATCTTCTAAGGTTTCTAAGATTAGTAAAGTTACACACAATaataactaaattatttttgaatgaaATGCGTAAAATAGATTCAGTTTTGGTATTGCAGGCGGAGGCAGACGaagaattaaaaacattttttttgcaatttaatCGTCCTTGTCTATAAATTGTTAACACCCTAATCAACGTGTTCAAGACATACTttataatgtttgttttttttatagtacattAGAGAAATATTATAGATAGTATTTTCTTTGGAGCCGGGTTGTCTTgtatcattaaatatttattttattacacattaCAATGTGTACATTTATTAACATCTAACTTCACACATCGAGATACCTGAAAACCTGAGTTGTTCCTAGTCAAATGTACAGTAGAGTTAGCGCGGATGCATTCTTGCGTCTCCTGCACACCAACGAAAACTTTATAAGGGCTCAGTTATCAGTTGAAACCTGTTTCAGCTCCAGTCACGTGCACACGACCCAACGAAGTTTGGAATCCGTGTGCACAATGTTTGGCGGAACGATGCGAGGATCTCAACAGTACCTCTAACCAGAATTGTCCTGCTGAACTGCGCTCTTACTGCAGGCCGCAGTGCGTGTGTGCAAAAGGCTATTACAGGAACAACAATGACGTTTGTGTCCCGAAGAACGCGTGTCGTAAGTGAAATGTTATAGAACATTAATATCTTGACTTTCCTAGATTTCTTTATGTGTTAAGTCGATGATCTGTTATGATGATAGTATGTCTGCCTATTAACCGGAAAGAAGAGTTTCACATGGTTCACATATTTTTTGAGGTTACTTCTAttcttgtaataaatatttattggagTCCTTCCGGAAATCCTATTTGAAgttcatcgttttttttatttaaaattttaacacaaaCTATTATTTCTAAACAGCTGGTCAGTGTCCGGTGCCCGCCAGGTGTAGACCTACCTGCTCTGTGCCGAATCCACCGAACTGTCCACCTTACAAGCCGCCTATTGAGAACGTGGACGGATGTCAATGTCAAGAAGGGTACATCTTGTCTGAAACAGAAGGGAAATGTGTTAAAATAGAAACCTGCCCTAGTAAGTTacgtttaaatttgttttcctacctaagctgagagccttgagaggctatatcagcgtaaccttaactagtaggtgagctcacggggctcaaacctgacgacgttgctaacacgaaccctagcaagagccgtgcttcgcagaatctaccaccggatcggaaacgcgacccactgagaagatccggcgagaaactcagtaggctgtgtctgagggttaatttactcgtcgagcccttcgtcgcaagcgacggattcgacgatagcgatgactggtgcttgaggttaATTTACGTAGTCACTACATCATACctcttttaatgaaatttaattacatttgtaaGCTTCAATTCTTCAATTCTACATGAAAGTTGCAACAACccaaataaaagatttttttttttgttatgtgcCTATCTGCGATCAGTCCTGGACTATGAGCAGATGCGTTGCGTGTGCCATCGCGTCGAAGAGGCTCCTCACCAGGAGACTCCTCATTGATCACCATCTGTCACCAACTCCCTGTATATCATGACGTTTCAGTCGCTTGATGTAACTGACTTTTGTCAACGCATTAGCTAGGGTATTTGGGTGGTTTTCCAGCCGAGTTCTGTACTTAGTCCCTGTCAACCTTATCTCTTCCTTAACAGTTCTCATGTTCATGGCTTCATGGATCTCAGTGTTTGTCACAAACCATGGTACGTTTGCTATGGTCCTTAAGATGCCATTCTGCATTCTTTGCATGATATTTAAACTGGAGTCGCATGCACTTCCCCACAGTTGCAATCCATACGTCCATATTGGCTTCAGGATCATTTTGTAGATTAGGAGCTTATTGTCAGTGGAAAGTTTCGAGTTACGTGCCATCAGCCAGTAAATGTTTTTGAACCGCATGTTTAGCTCATCTCGTTTTGATTGGATGTGTTTTTTCCATGTCAGTCTTTTGTCCAGGTGCATACCGAGATATCTGACTGTATCACATTGTGGCAGGGTGATATCGCACATTTTTACCGATGCGCAGCTTCCTTTCCTAAGCGTAAATGTTATGTGGACGGATTTTGTAGTATTAGCCTTTATTCGCCATTTCTGGAGCCATTCAGTCACTTTGTCAAGGTTGTTCTGCAAGGTAGCAGAGGCAACAGCTGGGTCCGTGCTGCTTGCAAGTAGTGCTGTGTCGTCCGCAAATGTAGCTGTGGTAACGCCTTGTGTTTCAGGAAGGTCAGCAGTATATATGGTGTACAAGACAGGTCCCAGGACAGTACCCTGTGGGACTCCCGCCATTATATCGTGAATATTTGATAGCTCTCCGTCTTCTCTCACCTGGAAAATTCTATCTATCAGGTATGATTTCATCAGTGGATAATAACTATGGGGTAGGAATGCCTTTATTTTGTATAGTAGGCCTTTATGCCACACCTTATCGAACGCAGCCTGGATGTCCAGAAATACGGCAGAGCAGTATTCTTTGTTTTCAAGGGATGATCGAATTTTTCACAGACCCTATGCACTTGTTCTATGGTAGAGTGCTGTTGTCGAAAACCGAATTGATGTCTgggtacaattttgttttcattgagTATGGGTAATATTCTACTCAAGAGAATCCTCTCAAACATCTTGGACAGCACAGGCAACAGGCTTATGGGTCTGTATGATGTGGGTTCTTCCGGGGGCTTTCCAGGCTTGTGAATCATTGTCACTATGGATACTTTCCATAATCTGGGAAAATGTTGCACTCTAAGCACACTATTAAAGAGAGTCACCAGGAAGACCAATGCCTTTTTGGGAAGCTCTGTGACAATTTCTTTGGTGATGAGGTCGAATCCAggggcttttttattttgtaatttaattatggtCCTTTTCAGCTCCTGTATCGTAACTGGCCTTGGTGGGGTGGAGAGTTGCAGGTCTTGCTGCAGTGTACTTTCAACTGCATTTTCAAACTCCACATTATTGCTATCATTCGGCTTGAAGATGTTGGCTAGATGTTTTCCAAACATGTTCGCTTTTTATGTACTTGTCCTAGCCCATCCAGAAACAGTTTTAATGGGACATTTGTATTGTTGTGGTCTGACCAGTGCCTTTGTAAATTTCCAGAGTGAATGGTCCGTTGATTTTGTGGCCGTTAGGTTTTCCAGATTATTTTGTAGCGTGGCATTATTCACATTGTCTATTAGGTTTTTCAGTTCTCTAATAGCTCTGTTAAGTGCAGTCTTGTCGCTTTTGTTTCTAGTTTGATGCCATATTCTACGCAGCTttcttttttctaaaattttgtgTTTGACTTCGAGAGGTACATTTCCAGCCACTTGAGAATTTTTCCTTGGAATGGGTGTGTTAGTCCAGCAAGCCTTTTGGATGAGGTTAGTAATATATTGAGTTGCTTCATCTATTTCATCAGGTGACTTCAACGATACTTTCAATtcgatattattttcaatataatcTTTGAAGCCTTTCCAATCAGTGCGGTTGTTGTAGAGGGTATCAGGCTtgtcataatgaataatggTCGTACTAATAGTTAAGAGAACAGGTGTGTGGTCAGAATTACTGTCTAGACAAGTCTCTGCCTTGAGATAATTTTTCGAGAGTCCCTTTACTACGAAGAAGTCTAATAAATctggttttttatttgtatccgTAGGCCAGTAAGTTGGTTCTCCAGACGAGACAGTGCTGAGGCCGTTTTCTTCGAGACTTAGCTTTAGTTGTCTGCCTCTAGTTGTTGTTAGCCTTGAGCCCCAATATGTATTTTTGGCGTTCCAGTCTCCACCAGCCACAAATTACCTCCCCAGTGTAGCGAAGTAATCTGTAATCTTTGTTGCGCTAATTGTATGTCTCGGTGGGCAGTATACCGCTGACAAATTCAAATGTCCACAGCGGGTTTCGACTGCAACCGTGGTAGCTTGGATATGGTTTGTCCTAAATTCTGGCAGCATTTGATGTTTAATTGATTTTCTTATCACAACGGCTGTTCCCGCGTGGCCAGTTCCATCAGGATGATTAGTCACATAGATGTGGCATCCTTTGATGCTAATTTTGCTTTTACTTGTACAGTGAGCTTCAGAGACAAGTACAACATCAAGCTGGTTATTGTTCATCAACAGTTCCAACTCAGTCTTGCTCGAAGAAAGACCATTAATATTCCAGGTACCCACTCTCAGTGCGGTCATTTTGATATTCTTTCGACTAGAGTAGCTATGAGACTCATGAGAGTGCTCATCTGTTGTAGGATTAATTCGAATTTCTCCGATTGTTTGATGAGTAATTCTTCTAATTTGTTATTCACGCTAATTGTAGTAGTTGGCTGGGTTTCTTTCTTTTTAAGTATATCCGAGTAGAGAAGTTTTTCTTGTGTTTTTTCGAGAGGTTGTGGTAGAAAGTCTATTGGGACAGTCCTGCTTGTCACTTGTGTTTTAGTTCTGAAGGTTAGATTCCTAGCCATACGTCTGTTTAGAATTTCTTTGTAAATTTCACAACCTTTATAGTTAGCCGGATGTGCGCCTTGGCAAAGGGCGCATTTTGCTGGTGTATTGCGGTCCTTCTTTGGGCAATCCGCTGTTTTATGCCCTTGGCCACACTTCACGCATCGGTATGGTCTCATACAATAATTTTTAGAGTGACCATATTGCTGGCACCTTTGACATTGTGGCAACGTGGTTCTTTTTTTTGGATCTTCGATTATAACTGACTGatggtatatatatttaatgtctTTCACTGCGGCGTTGTTCGCTCCTGGttcgatattaataaagaatGTGGAGGTTGGTTTTTTGTCTGGTCCAAActtagagtttataatttcacctTGGACTTTGTTTCCCGTCTTTTCGATTTCTTCTTTGATTGCACTGTGTGGAGTTGTATGGTGCAGGTGTTTGATGACTATTCTACAGCAGCGTTGGTCTTTTAAGTTGAAAGTATGCCCTATAAGGCCTTTTTTCCGGACTAACGTTTTTGTATATTTCTGTGTCCACGCAGACTACTCTCAGTTGATTTCTATTGATAATCTTTATTGTAAAACAGTCTTTGTCTACTGTAGACTCCAGCAGTTCCACGAGTTTGTTGACGTCTTCAACTCCATATAATATTATAGGAGGTGGCTTACTAGGTCGTTTCTCCATTGGCTCCTTCGTGGGTTCTTTAGAATCAAGTGGTAATTCGCTAAATCTATTGCTAATTGTGATTTTTTCTGGTGAGGGTGACTGTAGTTTTTGTCTTTTTCTCTTTTGGTTTCTAATTCCAGGGATCCTTTGCCAGTCTGGTGGTTTTGGTACAAAAGTATCAGAATTACTGTCTTCTAATGCTGTGGTAGTTTCTAGCTGGGGAGTACTTCCCAGTGACGAGCATCTAGTTCTTGTGAACAGACTAGGATGAAAGGCCTGTTGAATATATCGTTTTCCAGTAGCATTCACTGGTACGGGAGCCTGGTTACCTACTCCTGCACAGTCTTCGGTAGCAGATTTCACACCATAAGGCCCGGGTACCTCATGGCGCCGGGGGTTAGCCGGATCGCATGACAAATCACATATTTCTTTTTCCATTATTCCATTAAAAAAGGGTGGGAGAATAGTAGCAGGTGTTCCCCATGTACCTGCCCTCGGTTTTTTTGAGGGTATTTAGTCACTCATGGCCTCCGATGGCCACATTCATGGGTTAATTGACCGCCGCCCATTACTCGGCGTTGACAAGTTTTATGGCCGACCTATTTAGATGTCCTGCATGTTTCGTTGTTTACggccaaccctcctcttttctcatccgggcttgggaccggcaatggcagagttcggaaactaaaaattaacacaaaaactAAAAAGTGCAATAGGCCGTTtctgagaaataataaaatttccacGCGGGTTTTCAGTACATACGGTGCAGAAGAAAAGATATAAGTACTTTAGTACTAATGCGGCGCTTTCCATATatgtatcataataatatgtgatatCCTTTTTCCCAACAAATATACATCAAATTTCTGTCTTCTAGTCCTCGTCATCCAGTTGAGCTTCTTGTGTCAGGGGTTGTGACCACCTCCATCCGTATCTTTCGTACTTACGATCTTGTGTCATCTTGTTCTGTCTTTGATTACTTGTACATCATCGCAGACTCTGTAACCGAGTGTGGTGCAGATCTGTTCAAAAGGAACGCATTAGGTTGCTGCCTCGCCATatttttccttccactttgccagtAACAACTAGCTtctctaaattatttctatgttTTCCGGCAATGTTTCCGAGGTACTCTAGAATTAGCTTAAAGCAAATGTTAGAAAGCCTtgtgttgtttattattaagaGTTTGCAGGGATAAAACCAATAGATTGATCAAGCTCGTCTTtgcatttttaattgttttatcaaaatataagttttttgtATGACTGAatccaattaaaatttcaatatccAAGTGTTACAAATATCTGTTACAATATGTACAATATGATACAATATGTGACGGATATTTGTAACGGTACGGATTTATAGTGTTAACTAGAATTAATTAGGAACTTTATTTTAGGTCCGTGCAATGCAAACGAAACGCTCGTATCCTGCAAAGCTGTTTGTCCCGCCGACTATTGTCCAACAAGCGACAGCCGCGCTGTAGCTGCATGCGCGCGTCCCTACCCATGCAGTCCTGGCTGCGtttgtaaacaaaattataagctCCTAAGTGAGAATGACAAGAGATGTGTACTGACCACAGACTGTCGTAAGTACAACATGTAATACAATCAACGCTGTTTTGGTGGTTTTTTGATGCTATTGACGAGATGAGGTCCACTCTTGAATGCCGTTTCCCCTAGAACAAATATTTATACAATACCTATATTAACTACTGAAATACTccaatattgttttttcttgAATTTATAAGGAACTTTCTAAGATTAGTAAAGTTACAAACAATaatgattaaattattaagctattgcatagatttcatcgcgggccttgagcatcattatcatcatcatcaacagccattatctgcccactgctggacataggccttccccaatgccttccacataatgcggtcttctgccttccgcatccaacgacttcccgccgtgtgTAATAAGTCATCAGTcgacctggttggaggacgccccacgctcctggtacccatccgtggcctccattcgaggactttcctcccccatctggcgtcgctggctcgacagatgtgaccggcccattgctacttcagcctgctaactttgagagctatgtcgtcgactttgattctccgtcgaatttcttcgtttCGGATTTTGTCCATTAGAGAAATACCgagcatagctctctccatcgcccgctgtgcgactcttaacttatgggcCAGCCCTGCCGTCAGTCTCCAGGTTTCCGCGCCGTAGGTTATCGCGGGGAGAacgccttgagcgcggcgagcgaatcatgaaattccgtaacaaaaaaaaaccttacacccctcgctccgcctaccatgtagctcgcgttcaacacattcacacgttgcgcttgtgtagtgtttgtgaataagcgcgtggcgtgacgtcacactgcatgcgcatcatgaaattattgatttctttttttttgttttagatatatatattttttttaattttctaccAGTGATTGGATTCTTTGCATAAGCCGATTTTTTGAactaatttatacttttttatttgcatagatgggtgagcgagctcacggaccacctgatgttaagtggttagtggagcccagatatatttactttttaatgtttaatatagcgtggtcctgttttattattgttttaatattaaattatcattgtctaattataattgcataagttgataaaaaatgctatgcaatagctttaccgcggcagttcccgagtgccacctgtttttttttttaatgaaattcagtTTTGGTATTGCAGGCGGAGGCAGAcgaagtattaaaaatattgtttttttttttttttattttattgccagataggtggacgagctcgcagcccacctggtgttaagtggttactggagcccatagacatttacgacgtaaatgcgccacccacctcgagatataagttctaaggtctcaagtatagttacaacagctgccccacccttcaaaccgaaacgcattactgctttacggcagaaataggcagggtggtggtacccacccgggcggactcacaagaggtcctaccaccagtaagtttgtTAGCAATTTAATCGTCCTTGTCTATAAAATGTTAACACCCATATTATAGATAGTATTTCTTTTGGAGTCGGGTTGTTGTgtatcattaaatatttattttactgcaCATCTGACATCACACATCGAGATACCTGCTCAGCTGCTGCtagtcaaaattaaaattaaatgcaaaGCAGAGATATCGCGGACGCATTTTGCGTCTCTTGCACACCAACGAAAACTTTTTAAGGGCTTAGTTATCAGTTGAAACCTGTTTCAGCTCCAGTCACGTGCACACGACCCAACGAAGTTTGGAATCCGTGTGCACAATGTTTGGCGGAACGATGCGAGGATCTCAACAGTACCTCTAACCAGAATTGTCCTGCTGAACTGCGCTCTTACTGCAGGCCGCAGTGCGTGTGTGCAAAAGGCTATTACAGGAACAACAATGACGTTTGTGTCCCGAAGAACGCGTGTCGTAAGTGAAATGTTATAGAACATTAATATCTTGACTTTCCTAGATTTCTTTATGTGTTAAGTCGATGATCTGTTATGATGATAGTATGTCTGCCTATTAACCGGAAAGAAGAGTTTCACATGGTTCACATATTTTTTGAGGTTACTTCTAttcttgtaataaatatttattggagTCCTTCCGGAAATCCTATTTGAAgttcatcgttttttttatttaaaattttaacacaaaCTATTATTTCTAAACAGCTGGTCAGTGTCCGGTGCCCGCCAGGTGTAGACCTACCTGCTCTGTGCCGAATCCACCGAACTGTCCACCTTACAAGCCGCCTATTGAGAACGTGGACGGATGTCAATGTCAAGAAGGGTACATCTTGTCTGAAACAGAAGGGAAATGTGTTAAAATAGAAACCTGCCCTAGTAAGTTacgtttaaatttgttttcctacctaagctgagagccttgagaggctatatcagcgtaaccttaactagtaggtgagctcacggggctcaaacctgacgacgttgctaacacgaaccctagcaagagccgtgcttcgcagaatctaccaccggatcggaaacgcgacccactgagaagatccggcgagaaactcagtaggctgtgtctgagggttaatttactcgtcgagcccttcgtcgcaagcgacggattcgacgatagcgatgactggtgcttgaggttaATTTACGTAGTCACTACATCATACctcttttaatgaaatttaattacatttgtaaGCTTCAATTCTTCAATTCTACATGAAAGTTGCAACAAcccaaattaaactaaaaattaacacaaaaactAAAAAGTGCAATAGGCCGTTtctgagaaaaaataaaatttccacgTGGGTTTTCAGTACATAGAAGAAAAGATATAAGTACTTTAGTACCAATGCGGCGCTTTCCATATatgtatcataataatatgtgatatCCTTTTTCCCAACAAATATACATCAAATTTCTGTCTTCTAGTCCTCGTCATCCAGTTGAGCTTCTTGTGTCAGGGGTTGTGACCACCTCCATCCGTGTCTTTCGTACTTACGATCTTGTGTCATCTTGTTCTGTCTTTGATTACTTGTACATCATCGCAGACTCTGTAACCGAGTGTGGTGCAGATCTGTTCAAAAGGAACGCATTAGGTTGCTGCCTCGCCATatttttccttccactttgccagtAACAACTAGCTtctctaaattatttctatgttTTCCGGCAATGTTTCCGAGGTACTCTAGAATAAGCTTAAAGCAAATGTTAGAAAGCCTtgtgttgtttattattaagaGTTTGCAGGGATAAAACCAATAGATTAATCAAGCTCGTCTTtgcatttttaattgttttatcaaaatataagttttttgtATGACTGAatccaattaaaatttcaatatccAAGTGTTACAAATATCTGTTACAATATGTACAATATGATACAATATGTGACGGATATTTGTAACGGTACGGATTGATAGTGTTAACTAGAATTAATTAGGAACTTTATTTTAGGTCCGTGCAATGCAAACGAAACGCTCGTATCCTGCAAAGCTGGTTGTCCCGCCGACTATTGTCCAACAAGCGACAGCCGCGCTGTAGCTGCATGCGCGCGTCCCTACCCATGCAATCCAGGCTGCGtttgtaaacaaaattataagctCCTAAGTGAGAATGACAAGAGATGTGTACTGACCACAGACTGTCGTAAGTACAACATGTAATACAATCAACGCTGTTTTGGTGGTTTTTTGATGCTATTGACGAGATGAGGTCCACTCTTGAATGCCGTTTCCCCTAGAACAAATATTTATACAATACCTGTACCTACTACTGAAATACTCCAATGTTGTTTTTTCCTGAATTTATATGGAACTTTCTAAGATTAGTAAAGTTACAAACAATaatgattaaattattaagctattgcatagatttcatcgcgggccttgagcatcattatcatcatcatcatcaaccattatctgcccactgctggacataggccttccccaatgccttccacataatgcggtcttctgccttccgcatccaacgacttcccgccgtgtgTAATAAGTCATCAGTcgacctggttggaggacgccccacgctcctggtacccatccgtggcctccattcgaggactttcctcccccatctggcgtcgctggctcgacagatgtgaccggcccattgctacttcagcctgct is from Bombyx mori chromosome 6, ASM3026992v2 and encodes:
- the LOC134199009 gene encoding keratin-associated protein 10-7-like; amino-acid sequence: MICFNLFRCLRDRLRLFFTTFTYKYIQAKQYDTRAPVKCTRPNEVWNPCAQCLAERCGDLNSALKPNCPAQLRSYCNPQCVCANGYYRNNNDVCVPKQACPGQCPVPARCRPTCSVPNPPNCPPCKPPIENQDGCQCQPGYILSETEGKCVKIETCPNPCNANETLVSCKAGCPTDYCPTSDSRAVVACSLAYPCNPGCVCKQNYKLLSENDKRCVLTTDCPPVTCTRPNEVWNPCAQCLAERCEDLNSTSNQNCPAELRSYCRPQCVCAKGYYRNNNDVCVPKNACPGQCPVPARCRPTCSVPNPPNCPPYKPPIENVDGCQCQEGYILSETEGKCVKIETCPSKLRLNLFSYLS